Proteins co-encoded in one Flavivirga eckloniae genomic window:
- a CDS encoding SMP-30/gluconolactonase/LRE family protein, with product MKKSIVTCVLIVLLLGLSCKEKRNTNQTQIESKIVVETKKSPSLDLVWQTDTLLTTCESTLYNKALDVIFVANVNNNPWEKDNNGFISTIDTKGNILELKWLEGLSGPKGMGVFDDKLYVTDIDRIVEIDIKTQTISKSYALEDEPHLNDITVSPEGIVYASGSNTNSIYALKNGAITVIDLDTKGRLNGLLHQKDGLFFIDSGKHYLGSYSFSSKASKIHTEELGHGDGIVQLKNGNLIVSDWKGRVFHIDTTNWQKTVLLDTREDDIYAADIDYIQETQMLLVPTFFNNSVMCYKVNL from the coding sequence ATGAAAAAAAGCATTGTAACCTGTGTTTTGATAGTTCTTTTATTAGGACTTTCTTGTAAAGAGAAACGGAACACGAACCAGACTCAAATAGAATCTAAAATAGTAGTAGAGACAAAAAAAAGCCCAAGTCTTGATTTAGTTTGGCAAACAGATACCCTTTTAACGACTTGTGAATCTACTTTATACAATAAAGCACTAGATGTTATTTTTGTTGCTAATGTGAACAATAATCCGTGGGAGAAAGATAATAATGGTTTTATATCTACTATCGATACCAAAGGAAATATTCTGGAATTAAAATGGTTAGAAGGACTAAGTGGCCCGAAAGGCATGGGGGTTTTTGATGACAAACTATATGTAACCGATATTGATAGAATTGTAGAAATAGACATAAAAACTCAAACGATTAGTAAATCCTATGCCTTAGAAGACGAACCTCATTTAAATGATATTACGGTAAGTCCTGAAGGTATTGTATATGCATCCGGATCGAATACAAACTCGATTTATGCTTTAAAAAACGGAGCGATTACTGTTATTGATTTAGATACAAAAGGTCGATTAAACGGATTACTGCATCAAAAAGACGGCCTGTTCTTTATTGATTCCGGAAAGCATTATTTAGGAAGTTATAGCTTTAGTTCAAAAGCCTCTAAAATACATACAGAAGAACTTGGTCATGGAGATGGTATTGTACAGCTAAAAAATGGAAATTTAATAGTCTCGGATTGGAAGGGGCGAGTTTTTCATATTGATACCACTAATTGGCAAAAAACAGTATTGTTAGATACAAGAGAAGACGATATTTACGCTGCCGATATTGATTACATTCAAGAAACACAGATGTTGCTTGTACCTACTTTTTTCAATAATAGCGTAATGTGTTACAAAGTTAATTTGTAA
- a CDS encoding polysaccharide lyase family 7 protein — protein MKKNLIFLSKRFYLNTLCFALLLLATNCSKEGLTQTPTNGAEEVLEETKTPSTAKSSKSVKMAITGIWASASQNSTHTPDKAIDGNNSTRWTANGTVYLYVDLGASQKIDYAKVSHFKGNSRRYTMKFHVRNSTNASWSLVGTKTSPGTTNSLYDYDLVNSTNRYLRITCTGNTANGYSNIQELQVWGTPADGGGGGGGGGGGSSAKDILGGLTNWKLNAYSGNLNVSSNNNGLSYVDNASKNDNSDWFYGSNGYAYFKTYPGNPTSGGSSNPRTELREMTSNGSSRMYWDGTTSTEHKMKWTIRVEDLPPSGKLCFGQIHSRGSFDDLIRVQVQGSNGQNSGSVKLRLLGYATEELLGGGQTVDFDFRMDRDYSFELTMKNKKIRLYALNSSGSRTRTLFTSGSINSDENYFKAGCYLQSTKNSHKNSSVYGLVGMSSITVSH, from the coding sequence ATGAAAAAAAACTTAATTTTTTTAAGTAAGAGATTTTACTTAAATACGCTATGTTTTGCCTTATTACTTCTGGCAACAAATTGTTCTAAAGAAGGCCTTACCCAAACCCCTACCAATGGTGCTGAGGAAGTTTTAGAAGAAACAAAAACCCCATCTACTGCCAAATCCTCTAAATCGGTTAAAATGGCCATTACCGGAATTTGGGCAAGTGCATCACAGAATTCAACTCACACCCCAGATAAAGCCATAGATGGTAACAACAGTACACGATGGACTGCCAATGGCACTGTATATTTATATGTGGACTTAGGTGCATCCCAAAAAATCGATTACGCTAAAGTTTCCCATTTTAAAGGGAACAGCAGAAGGTATACGATGAAATTTCATGTAAGAAATTCAACAAATGCCAGCTGGTCTCTAGTTGGAACCAAAACGAGCCCTGGAACTACCAATTCTTTATACGATTACGATCTAGTTAACAGCACCAACAGATACCTTAGAATTACTTGTACAGGTAATACTGCTAACGGTTATAGCAACATCCAAGAGCTCCAAGTATGGGGTACACCGGCTGATGGCGGCGGTGGTGGAGGTGGCGGAGGAGGAGGCTCCTCTGCAAAAGATATTTTAGGAGGTCTTACAAATTGGAAGCTAAATGCTTATTCCGGTAATCTTAATGTTAGCAGCAACAACAATGGGTTGTCTTATGTTGATAACGCATCGAAAAATGACAATTCGGATTGGTTTTATGGATCTAACGGATATGCTTACTTCAAAACCTACCCTGGCAATCCTACAAGTGGTGGTTCATCTAACCCAAGAACTGAGTTGAGGGAAATGACTTCTAACGGTTCTAGTCGTATGTATTGGGATGGTACAACAAGTACCGAACATAAAATGAAGTGGACGATTAGAGTGGAGGATTTACCACCATCTGGGAAACTATGCTTTGGTCAAATACACTCCAGAGGTTCTTTTGATGACTTAATCCGTGTGCAGGTTCAGGGAAGTAACGGCCAGAATTCCGGTTCTGTAAAACTAAGACTTTTAGGATATGCTACCGAAGAACTGTTAGGCGGCGGACAGACTGTAGATTTTGACTTTAGAATGGATAGAGATTATTCTTTTGAATTAACAATGAAGAACAAAAAGATAAGACTTTATGCATTAAATTCTAGCGGTTCCAGAACACGTACATTGTTTACATCTGGGTCTATAAATTCTGATGAGAACTATTTTAAAGCTGGATGCTATTTACAATCCACAAAGAATAGTCATAAAAATTCTTCGGTTTATGGATTAGTTGGAATGTCATCAATTACTGTTTCGCATTAA
- a CDS encoding ABC transporter ATP-binding protein has translation MIEVKNLHKSFSGVEILKGISTSFDKGKTNLIIGQSGSGKTVFLKCLLGLFHYEEGTISYDGKIFSQLSEDEKRNLRAEIGMVFQGSALFDSMTIAENVMFPLQMFTNQSKSEMEDRANFVLKRVNLDGAHKKMPSEASGGMQKRVAIARAIVNNPKYLFCDEPNSGLDPKTAIVIDNLIQEITEEYEITTVINSHDMNSVMEIGEKIVFLKDGLKAWEGSNKTIFKTDNEVVTDFVYSSELMKKVRQMYIEEKQ, from the coding sequence ATGATAGAGGTTAAAAATTTACATAAATCGTTTAGTGGAGTCGAAATTTTAAAAGGTATTAGTACCTCTTTCGATAAAGGCAAGACCAACCTTATTATTGGACAAAGTGGTTCTGGAAAAACTGTTTTCCTAAAATGCCTGTTAGGGTTATTCCATTATGAAGAAGGTACTATTTCTTATGATGGAAAAATATTTTCGCAATTATCTGAAGATGAAAAACGAAATCTGCGTGCCGAAATTGGTATGGTATTTCAAGGAAGTGCTTTATTTGATTCTATGACGATTGCAGAAAACGTTATGTTTCCGCTGCAAATGTTTACCAATCAAAGCAAAAGTGAAATGGAAGATCGCGCCAACTTTGTTTTAAAACGTGTTAATTTAGATGGTGCCCATAAAAAAATGCCTAGTGAGGCTTCTGGGGGGATGCAAAAACGTGTAGCAATAGCCAGAGCCATAGTAAACAATCCGAAATACTTATTTTGTGATGAGCCAAACTCGGGGCTTGATCCTAAAACGGCTATTGTAATTGATAATCTTATTCAGGAAATTACCGAAGAGTATGAAATTACAACTGTAATTAACTCGCATGACATGAATTCTGTTATGGAAATTGGCGAGAAAATTGTATTTCTTAAAGATGGACTTAAAGCTTGGGAAGGTTCTAACAAAACCATTTTTAAAACAGACAACGAAGTCGTTACAGATTTTGTTTATTCTTCTGAACTAATGAAAAAAGTACGCCAAATGTATATTGAAGAAAAGCAATAA
- a CDS encoding MlaE family ABC transporter permease: MVYLNNIGAYFLMIIEMFRKPTKWSVMKKLIFKDIDDLIIGSLGIVAFISFFVGGVVTIQTALNINNPLIPKYLVGFATRQSIVLEFAPTFTSIIMAGKVGSFITSSIGTMRVTEQIDALEVMGINSINYLVLPKAIALLLYPFAIAIGMFLGILGGMAACVFGGYTTLEDYVLGIQTDFQAFHVTYAFIKTFVFAFILATIPSFYGYYMKGGALEVGKASTTSFVWTSVVIILLNYILTDMMLG; encoded by the coding sequence ATGGTATACCTTAATAACATTGGCGCCTACTTTTTAATGATCATTGAGATGTTTCGCAAACCTACTAAATGGTCTGTGATGAAGAAACTAATATTTAAAGATATTGACGACTTAATCATAGGTTCTCTTGGTATTGTTGCGTTCATATCATTTTTTGTTGGTGGGGTTGTAACGATTCAAACCGCTTTAAATATAAACAATCCGCTTATCCCTAAATATTTGGTTGGGTTTGCTACCAGACAATCTATTGTTTTGGAATTTGCTCCTACCTTTACCTCGATAATTATGGCAGGGAAAGTAGGGTCTTTTATAACATCCAGTATTGGTACCATGCGGGTTACTGAACAAATAGACGCCCTGGAAGTTATGGGGATAAACTCTATAAACTATCTTGTTTTGCCCAAAGCAATCGCATTATTACTATATCCTTTTGCTATTGCCATTGGTATGTTTTTAGGTATTCTTGGAGGTATGGCAGCATGTGTTTTTGGCGGATATACCACACTTGAAGATTACGTTCTGGGTATTCAAACCGATTTTCAAGCTTTTCATGTTACATATGCCTTTATAAAAACTTTTGTATTCGCTTTTATTCTTGCCACTATCCCTTCGTTTTATGGTTATTATATGAAAGGCGGGGCTCTTGAAGTTGGTAAGGCAAGTACAACATCTTTTGTTTGGACCTCTGTTGTAATTATACTTTTAAATTATATACTAACTGATATGATGCTAGGCTAA
- the pafA gene encoding alkaline phosphatase PafA has translation MNKNIFFLILVFLFSLSVKAQKERDEAVKPKLVVGIVVDQMRYDYLTRFYKKFGEGGFKRMMNEGFNCKNNHFNYIPTYTGPGHASVYTGTTPKYHGIIGNNWYDKEIKSMVYCAGDESFKSVGTKSTAGQMSPHRMKTSTFTDENRLFTQMRGKTIGISIKDRGAILPAGHTANAAYWFHGKDEGHWISSTFYMEELPKWVKKFNKSNAAESYFKVWNTLYDINSYVESGSDLNTFEGGFKGKETATFPYDLKALKKENGGFDILKATAYGNSLTTDFALAALEGEALGEDAITDVLAISYSSTDYIGHNFGVNSKEIEDTYIRLDKDLERLFSVLDSKVGAGAYTVFLTADHGAVDVPSYLQSVKIPAGYLNNDERKKKFQKFLMDTYGTTDILENISNNQIFLNREKIKDLKLDLDKVQEAIVNEQMTYKNISKAYTATTLSTVDFTTGIEVLLQNGFNQKRSGDVLLVNDPAFISYGRTGSTHGSGLNYDTHVPLLFFGKGIKKGETFQKTRITDIVPTMSALLGISFPNGATGQPLEFVLD, from the coding sequence ATGAATAAAAATATATTTTTCCTCATTTTAGTTTTTCTTTTTAGTTTGTCTGTTAAAGCTCAAAAAGAAAGGGACGAAGCAGTAAAACCAAAATTAGTTGTTGGCATTGTTGTAGACCAAATGCGATACGATTATTTAACACGATTTTATAAAAAATTTGGAGAGGGTGGTTTTAAGCGCATGATGAATGAAGGTTTTAATTGTAAGAATAATCATTTTAATTACATACCAACATATACAGGACCAGGACATGCTTCTGTTTATACAGGAACAACTCCAAAATATCATGGCATTATAGGGAATAATTGGTATGACAAAGAAATTAAAAGCATGGTTTATTGTGCAGGGGACGAATCATTTAAGTCTGTAGGAACGAAAAGTACAGCTGGGCAAATGTCACCTCATAGAATGAAAACATCAACTTTCACAGATGAGAATAGGTTGTTTACTCAAATGCGAGGTAAAACCATTGGTATTTCAATTAAAGATAGAGGCGCTATTTTACCAGCTGGGCATACGGCAAATGCTGCTTATTGGTTTCATGGAAAAGATGAAGGGCATTGGATTTCCAGTACATTTTATATGGAAGAGCTACCAAAATGGGTAAAAAAGTTTAATAAATCCAACGCAGCCGAGTCGTATTTTAAAGTTTGGAATACTTTATATGATATCAATTCGTATGTAGAGAGCGGAAGTGATTTAAATACATTTGAAGGCGGTTTTAAAGGAAAAGAAACAGCAACTTTTCCTTACGATTTAAAAGCTTTAAAGAAGGAGAATGGTGGTTTTGATATTTTAAAGGCAACAGCCTATGGTAATAGCTTAACCACAGATTTTGCTTTAGCAGCTCTTGAAGGTGAAGCATTGGGAGAAGATGCGATTACAGATGTTTTGGCAATTAGTTATTCCAGTACAGATTATATCGGCCATAATTTTGGAGTAAACTCAAAAGAAATTGAAGATACTTATATACGATTAGATAAAGACTTGGAAAGATTGTTTTCTGTTTTAGACAGTAAAGTAGGAGCGGGAGCGTACACCGTATTTTTAACAGCCGATCATGGCGCCGTAGATGTACCATCGTATTTACAATCTGTTAAGATTCCTGCGGGATATTTAAATAATGACGAACGTAAAAAGAAGTTTCAAAAGTTTTTAATGGATACTTATGGAACTACGGATATTCTGGAAAATATTAGTAACAATCAGATTTTCCTAAATAGAGAAAAGATTAAAGATTTAAAGTTGGATTTGGATAAAGTGCAGGAAGCTATCGTGAATGAGCAAATGACATATAAAAATATATCAAAAGCTTATACAGCTACCACCCTGAGCACAGTAGATTTTACTACAGGGATTGAAGTTTTGTTGCAAAATGGATTCAACCAAAAACGATCGGGCGATGTTTTATTGGTTAACGATCCTGCTTTTATTTCTTACGGAAGAACGGGATCTACCCATGGTAGCGGTTTAAATTATGATACGCACGTGCCGCTTTTGTTTTTTGGAAAGGGGATTAAAAAAGGAGAAACATTTCAAAAAACTAGAATAACAGATATCGTTCCAACTATGTCGGCACTTTTAGGTATTAGTTTCCCAAATGGAGCTACCGGACAGCCTTTAGAGTTTGTTTTAGATTAG
- a CDS encoding DNA/RNA non-specific endonuclease — MNKKTVYSIIAIIIVFGIYGYEHFLNNEEAVEKVKTGKTVKSDTNEYFLPTSTTDQIIYHEGYSLSYSEPHEQAEWVAYELKKEHLSNSNFKRPYFEIDKAVKTGAAHWRNYKNSGYDRGHLCPAGDRRYSKMAHDETFLTSNISPQEHQFNSGVWNRLENKVRYWANKYDGVFVVTGGVLKGKMDAIGDEDVAVPNQFYKVLIDNNSGKTKMIAFLMPHKDSNAPLYEFVVSVDTIEALTGIDFFPQLNDVLEKQLEASTSYKGWSFN, encoded by the coding sequence ATGAATAAAAAAACAGTTTACTCAATTATAGCCATAATTATCGTTTTTGGTATTTATGGCTATGAGCATTTTTTAAATAATGAAGAAGCCGTTGAGAAAGTTAAAACAGGCAAAACAGTTAAATCTGATACTAACGAGTATTTCTTGCCTACAAGTACAACAGATCAAATAATTTATCATGAAGGCTACTCGTTGTCTTATAGTGAACCGCACGAACAAGCCGAATGGGTTGCTTACGAATTAAAAAAGGAGCATCTATCTAACAGTAATTTTAAACGTCCTTATTTTGAGATAGATAAAGCTGTAAAAACAGGAGCAGCACATTGGAGGAATTATAAAAATTCCGGATATGATCGCGGACATTTATGTCCGGCAGGAGATAGACGCTATAGTAAAATGGCTCACGATGAAACGTTTTTAACAAGCAATATAAGCCCCCAAGAGCATCAATTTAATTCTGGTGTTTGGAATCGGCTCGAAAATAAAGTACGTTATTGGGCTAATAAATACGACGGTGTTTTTGTAGTTACAGGAGGGGTTTTAAAAGGGAAGATGGATGCCATAGGCGATGAAGATGTGGCAGTTCCCAATCAATTTTATAAAGTGCTTATCGATAATAATTCTGGCAAAACAAAGATGATTGCTTTTTTAATGCCACATAAAGATTCGAATGCACCGCTATACGAATTTGTAGTTTCGGTAGATACTATTGAAGCCTTAACTGGCATAGACTTTTTTCCTCAATTAAATGATGTTTTAGAAAAGCAACTAGAAGCTTCGACTAGCTATAAAGGTTGGAGTTTTAATTAA
- a CDS encoding T9SS type A sorting domain-containing protein: MKKQKPSGCIELPIQYAKHVFLVVFFLLMYSSLYAQQEKRGRYIDGGKIGTKDNTTICIDGNSTPINVYLKGDRGKKKQWIITDAENNILALPKAPPFDFENAGAGVCKIWHISYWWYVRNLRVGKNLSKLRGWYDLSNSIKVTRNEPKGGTLSGGPFEFMVGDAIADNIAEGAITLEGNSGGNSQWVVTDAEGNILGLPPSPYVVDFDGAGSGTCLVWHLSFDGDIEGAEPGKNASNLVGCYSLSNPIEVIRNQAIVDGGTLTGGPFEYCVGDSIADNIPEGAITLEGNLGTNSQWVVTDADGNILGLPPSPYVVDFDGAGAGTCLVWHLSFNGDIQGAEPGKNASDLVGDYDLSNPIVVVRNEPKGGTLAGGPFEFTVGDGVADNISEGAITLEGNSGSNSQWVVTDADGNILGLPPSPYVVDFDGAGGGTCLVWHLSFDGDIEGAEPGKNASDLVGCYSLSNPIEVIRNQVTVDGGTLTGGPFEYCVGDGIADNIPEGAITLEGNLGTNSQWVVTDADGNILGLPPSPYVVDFDGADAGTCLVWHLSFNGDIQGAEPGKNASDLVGEYDLSNPIEVIRNEPKGGTLAGGPFEFTVGDGIADNIAEGTITLEGNSGSNSQWVVTDADGNILGLPPSPYVVDFDGAGGGTCLVWHLSFDGDIEGAEPGKNASDLVGCYSLSNAIEVIRIYATVDGGTLTGGPFEYCVGDGIADNISEGAITLEGNTGANSQWVVTDADGNILGLPPSPYVVDFDGAGAGTCLVWHLSFNGDIEGAEPGNNASDLVGDYDLSNPIEVIRNEPKGGALAGGPFEFMVGDGVADNIPEGAITLEGNSGANSQWVVTDADGNILGLPPSPYVVDFDGAGGGTCLVWHLSFDGDIEGAEPGKNASELVGCYSLSNPIEVIRKDKVDPPVCEVNGGYIKPGGLYLFCEGDGTDDFATGITLHKNKGSNSQWVVTDVEGNILGLPPSPEVVNFDGAGPGVCLIWHLSFDTVYGAEAGNNAFIDLSGCYDLSNPIPVFRFPSDGPVCDLINYANHHKNNAVQISMHPNPARNNLKIDLSNMDEEDVTVKVYNNSSLEVINRSVNLKSKNDKTVNVNVSKLPRGLYIVSVTNKDNSIKTVRKLLVN, encoded by the coding sequence ATGAAAAAACAAAAACCCTCAGGTTGTATTGAACTACCAATTCAATACGCCAAACATGTATTTTTGGTTGTTTTCTTTTTGTTAATGTATTCCAGCTTATATGCCCAACAAGAAAAACGTGGCAGATATATAGACGGAGGTAAAATTGGCACAAAAGATAATACAACAATTTGTATTGATGGAAACTCTACGCCTATAAATGTATACTTAAAAGGAGATCGAGGAAAAAAGAAACAATGGATTATTACAGATGCTGAGAATAATATTTTAGCACTTCCCAAAGCGCCTCCTTTCGATTTTGAAAATGCTGGTGCTGGTGTTTGTAAAATATGGCATATATCCTATTGGTGGTATGTTAGAAATTTAAGAGTGGGAAAGAATTTATCAAAGTTAAGAGGTTGGTATGATTTGTCCAACTCAATAAAAGTCACTAGGAATGAACCTAAAGGAGGTACATTATCTGGAGGACCATTTGAATTTATGGTTGGTGATGCTATCGCCGATAACATTGCGGAAGGCGCTATAACTTTAGAAGGTAATTCTGGAGGAAACTCTCAATGGGTGGTAACCGATGCTGAAGGTAACATTTTAGGATTACCCCCAAGTCCCTATGTTGTAGATTTTGATGGCGCAGGGTCAGGCACATGTCTAGTATGGCATTTGAGCTTTGATGGCGACATAGAAGGCGCAGAACCTGGAAAGAATGCTTCTAATTTAGTAGGCTGTTATAGTTTGTCGAATCCAATTGAAGTTATTAGAAACCAGGCAATAGTCGATGGAGGTACCTTAACCGGGGGTCCGTTTGAATATTGTGTGGGCGATAGCATTGCTGATAATATTCCCGAAGGCGCCATAACACTAGAAGGCAATTTAGGAACAAATTCTCAATGGGTAGTAACCGATGCAGATGGTAATATTTTAGGTCTGCCACCAAGTCCGTACGTGGTGGATTTTGACGGTGCAGGCGCAGGAACGTGTTTGGTATGGCATTTAAGCTTTAATGGAGATATACAAGGGGCGGAACCCGGAAAGAATGCTTCCGATTTAGTTGGAGACTACGATTTGTCTAATCCAATAGTAGTGGTTAGAAATGAGCCCAAAGGAGGTACGTTAGCCGGTGGTCCGTTTGAATTTACGGTTGGTGATGGTGTTGCAGATAATATTTCAGAAGGTGCTATAACCTTAGAAGGTAATTCCGGAAGTAATTCCCAATGGGTAGTAACCGATGCAGACGGCAATATTCTTGGTTTACCCCCAAGTCCATATGTAGTGGATTTTGATGGTGCAGGAGGGGGCACATGCTTAGTGTGGCATTTGAGTTTTGATGGCGATATAGAAGGTGCAGAGCCAGGGAAGAATGCTTCCGACCTGGTAGGCTGCTATAGCTTGTCGAATCCGATTGAAGTTATTAGAAACCAGGTAACAGTCGATGGAGGTACCTTAACCGGTGGTCCGTTTGAATATTGTGTGGGTGATGGCATTGCCGATAATATTCCCGAAGGCGCCATAACACTAGAAGGCAATTTAGGAACAAATTCTCAATGGGTAGTAACCGATGCAGATGGTAATATTTTAGGTCTGCCACCAAGTCCGTACGTGGTGGATTTTGATGGTGCAGATGCAGGAACGTGTTTGGTATGGCATTTAAGCTTTAATGGAGATATACAAGGGGCGGAACCCGGAAAGAATGCTTCCGATTTAGTTGGAGAATACGATTTGTCTAATCCAATAGAAGTGATTAGAAACGAGCCCAAAGGAGGTACGTTAGCCGGTGGCCCGTTTGAATTTACGGTTGGAGATGGTATTGCAGATAACATTGCAGAAGGCACTATAACCTTAGAAGGTAATTCCGGAAGTAATTCCCAGTGGGTAGTAACCGATGCTGATGGCAATATTCTTGGTTTACCCCCAAGTCCATATGTGGTAGATTTTGACGGTGCAGGAGGGGGCACATGCTTAGTGTGGCATTTGAGCTTTGATGGCGATATAGAAGGCGCAGAGCCAGGGAAGAATGCTTCCGACCTGGTAGGGTGCTATAGTCTGTCGAATGCAATTGAAGTTATTAGGATTTATGCAACAGTAGATGGAGGTACCTTAACTGGTGGTCCGTTTGAATATTGTGTGGGTGATGGCATTGCCGATAATATCTCTGAAGGCGCTATAACTTTAGAAGGCAATACTGGAGCCAATTCCCAATGGGTAGTAACCGATGCAGATGGTAATATTTTAGGGCTCCCACCAAGTCCATATGTGGTGGATTTTGACGGCGCAGGTGCAGGGACGTGTTTGGTATGGCATTTAAGTTTTAATGGCGATATAGAAGGCGCAGAGCCGGGCAATAATGCTTCTGATTTAGTTGGGGATTACGATTTGTCTAATCCGATAGAAGTTATTAGAAATGAGCCTAAAGGAGGTGCGTTAGCCGGTGGTCCGTTTGAATTTATGGTTGGTGATGGTGTTGCAGATAACATTCCCGAAGGTGCTATAACCTTAGAAGGTAATTCTGGAGCCAACTCCCAATGGGTAGTAACCGATGCAGATGGTAATATTCTTGGTTTACCCCCAAGTCCATACGTTGTGGATTTTGACGGTGCAGGAGGGGGCACATGCTTAGTGTGGCATTTGAGTTTTGATGGCGATATAGAAGGCGCAGAGCCTGGTAAGAATGCCTCCGAATTGGTAGGCTGTTATAGTTTGTCGAATCCTATTGAAGTTATAAGAAAAGATAAAGTTGACCCGCCTGTGTGTGAAGTAAATGGCGGATATATTAAACCGGGTGGATTGTATTTATTCTGCGAAGGTGATGGTACAGATGATTTTGCAACAGGAATTACATTGCATAAGAACAAAGGATCTAATTCACAATGGGTTGTTACCGATGTAGAAGGTAATATCCTTGGTCTGCCACCGTCTCCCGAAGTTGTTAATTTTGATGGCGCAGGACCAGGTGTTTGTTTAATTTGGCATTTAAGCTTCGATACTGTTTATGGAGCAGAGGCGGGGAATAATGCATTTATAGATCTGTCTGGTTGTTACGATTTGTCAAACCCCATACCAGTTTTTAGGTTTCCGTCAGATGGTCCGGTTTGCGATTTGATTAATTATGCGAATCATCATAAGAACAACGCTGTTCAAATTTCAATGCATCCCAACCCAGCCAGAAACAATTTGAAAATTGATTTATCTAATATGGATGAGGAAGATGTTACGGTTAAGGTTTATAATAATTCTAGTTTAGAAGTGATTAATAGATCGGTTAACCTTAAATCTAAAAACGATAAAACGGTTAACGTTAATGTTAGTAAATTACCTAGAGGACTTTATATAGTAAGTGTTACCAATAAGGATAATTCTATAAAAACAGTTAGAAAGCTACTGGTAAATTAG
- a CDS encoding glycosyltransferase family 2 protein, with the protein MNFYIVIPAHNEQSSIGLTINSLANQTLLPKRLVIVNDNSTDKTEEIVEVYAEKHDWIHLINSKSSNEHLPGSKIINAFYKGFDTLDDNYDVICKFDADLIFPDNYLEQLANHYKENKRLGMASGFCYIEKNNDWVLENLTRKDHIRGALKAYRKDCFLEIGKLKPSMGWDTVDELLAKFYNWEILTDASLKVKHLKPTGISYNKASKYLQGEAMYKMRYGFFITLISAIKLAYRKGSFRLFRNYISGYFKAKKNKTPYLVSEEEGSFIRKLRQDGMKNALLLKNKRS; encoded by the coding sequence ATGAATTTCTATATCGTTATTCCTGCACACAATGAACAAAGTTCTATAGGCCTCACTATAAATTCGTTGGCTAACCAAACATTATTACCCAAACGTTTAGTGATTGTAAATGATAACTCAACAGACAAAACTGAGGAAATTGTAGAAGTTTATGCTGAAAAGCACGATTGGATTCATTTAATAAATTCCAAATCGTCTAACGAGCATTTGCCGGGATCGAAAATTATCAACGCCTTTTACAAGGGTTTTGATACTTTAGATGACAACTATGATGTGATTTGTAAGTTTGATGCCGATCTTATTTTTCCTGATAATTATTTAGAACAATTAGCCAACCATTATAAGGAAAATAAAAGACTGGGTATGGCTTCAGGCTTTTGTTATATAGAAAAGAATAATGATTGGGTACTAGAAAACTTAACACGAAAAGACCATATTCGAGGTGCATTAAAAGCTTATAGAAAAGACTGCTTTCTTGAAATAGGCAAACTTAAGCCTTCCATGGGATGGGATACTGTTGATGAGCTATTAGCTAAGTTTTATAATTGGGAAATACTAACCGATGCATCTTTAAAGGTAAAGCACCTAAAACCTACGGGCATAAGCTACAATAAAGCTTCAAAATACCTGCAAGGCGAGGCCATGTACAAAATGCGCTATGGCTTTTTCATTACTTTAATTTCTGCCATAAAACTGGCTTATAGAAAGGGGAGTTTCAGGCTATTTAGAAATTACATATCGGGATACTTTAAAGCCAAAAAGAATAAAACTCCATATCTGGTCTCAGAAGAAGAAGGGTCATTTATTCGTAAACTACGACAGGACGGTATGAAAAATGCCTTGTTATTAAAAAACAAAAGAAGCTAA